In Sceloporus undulatus isolate JIND9_A2432 ecotype Alabama chromosome 10, SceUnd_v1.1, whole genome shotgun sequence, the following proteins share a genomic window:
- the ACADS gene encoding short-chain specific acyl-CoA dehydrogenase, mitochondrial: protein MSQLLNSHEGAGREGPGGSWRLGPFVLGPGMAAAAIAARRGVAAASAWTLKCTRQLHMVYQTVDLPETHQMLRQTCRDFADKELAPIAAQVDKEHRFPAEQIKKMGSLGLLAMDVPEKYGGAGLDYLAYSIAVEEISRGCASTGVIMSVNNSLYLGPVLKFGSEEQKHKWITPFTNGDKIGCFALSEPGNGSDAGAASTVARLVGDKWVLNGTKAWITNAWEASATVVFATTDKSLKHKGISAFLVPMPTPGLSLGKKEDKLGIRASSTANLIFEDCCIPKANLLGEAGMGFKIAMQTLDSGRIGIASQALGIAQAALDCAVDYAEKRLAFGAPITKLQAIQFKLADMALALESARLLTWRASMLKDNGKPYTKEAAMAKLSASEAATSISHQAIQILGGMGYVTEMPAERHYRDARITEIYEGTSEIQRLVIAGQLLKAYRG, encoded by the exons ATGAGCCAGCTGCTGAATAGTCATGAGGGGGCGGGGCGCGAGGGGCCCGGCGGCAGCTGGCGGCTGGGGCCCTTCGTCCTTGGCCCAGGCATGGcggcagcagcaatagcagcgaGGCGCGGCGTCGCGGCTGCCAGCG CTTGGACTTTGAAATGCACGCGTCAGTTGCACATGGTGTATCAGACAGTCGACTTGCCGGAGACACACCAGATGCTTCGCCAGACATGCCGGGACTTTGCTGACAAGGAGCTGGCCCCCATTGCCGCGCAGGTGGATAAGGAGCACCGCTTTCCGGCAGAACAG ATCAAGAAAATGGGGAGTTTAGGACTCCTAGCAATGGATGTACCTGAGAAGTATGGAGGAGCAGGGCTCGATTATTTGGCATATTCGATTGCTGTGGAGGAGATAAGCCGAGGCTGTGCATCCACAGGCGTTATCATGAGTGTCAATAAT TCCCTCTATTTAGGACCAGTTTTGAAGTTTGGGTCTGAAGAGCAGAAACACAAGTGGATTACGCCCTTCACCAATGGGGACAAAATAGGGTGCTTTGCCCTCAGTGAACCAG GCAATGGCAGTGATGCCGGAGCTGCTTCGACGGTGGCACGGCTTGTCGGTGACAAATGGGTCTTGAATGGTACCAAAGCCTGGATCACCAATGCATGGGAAGCTTCTGCAACGGTAGTGTTTGCTACTACAGACAAGTCTCTGAAACACAAG GGTATTAGTGCCTTTCTTGTTCCCATGCCAACTCCTGGCTTGTCTCTggggaagaaagaagacaaaCTGGGGATCAGAGCATCATCCACTGCCAACCTGATCTTTGAAGACTGCTGCATTCCCAAAGCCAACCTCCTGGGAGAAGCAGGAATGGGGTTCAAAATTGCCATG CAAACCCTGGACTCAGGCAGGATAGGAATTGCCTCTCAGGCTTTAGGAATAGCCCAGGCGGCTCTTGACTGCGCTGTGGATTATGCCGAGAAGAGGCTGGCCTTTGGTGCGCCCATCACAAAGCTGCAGGCCATTCAG TTTAAACTAGCCGACATGGCCCTGGCCCTGGAAAGCGCTCGTCTGCTGACCTGGAGAGCATCTATGCTGAAGGACAATGGAAAGCCCTACACAAAG GAAGCTGCAATGGCCAAGCTGTCTGCCTCAGAAGCTGCCACTTCCATTTCTCATCAG GCTATCCAGATCCTGGGTGGAATGGGCTATGTGACAGAGATGCCAGCAGAACGTCACTACCGTGATGCTCGGATCACAGAGATCTATGAAGGAACCAGTGAGATACAGAGGTTGGTCATTGCAGGGCAGCTGCTGAAAGCTTATCGAGGCTGA
- the SPPL3 gene encoding signal peptide peptidase-like 3 isoform X1, with the protein MAASGCVFLSLRCHPPSDSAAKKPLAGHRTRRKKGAGTLEKGASFSEAELCLYSCWKARSLNMDFENQDKEKDSSSSAGPFNGNSTNNSIQTIDSTQALFLPIGASVSLLVMFFFFDSVQVVFTICTAVLATIAFAFLLLPMCQYLTRPCSPQNKISFGCCGRFTAAELLSFSLSVMLVLIWVLTGHWLLMDALAMGLCVAMIAFVRLPSLKVSCLLLSGLLIYDVFWVFFSAYIFNSNVMVKVATQPADNPLDVLSRKLHLGPNVGRDVPRLSLPGKLVFPSSTGSHFSMLGIGDIVMPGLLLCFVLRYDNYKKQANSDSCGTPGPGNISGRMQKVSYFHCTLIGYFVGLLTATVASRIHRAAQPALLYLVPFTLLPLLTMAYLKGDLRRMWSEPFHSKSSSSRFLEV; encoded by the exons ATGGCAGCTTCAG GCTGTGTCTTTCTAAGCCTCCGTTGCCATCCTCCTAGTGACAGCGCTGCTAAAAAACCTCTAGCTGGACAcaggacaagaaggaaaaaaggggcTGGGACTTtggaaaaaggagcttctttttcagaagCTGAGTTATGTCTGTATTCCTGTTGGAAAGCAAG GTCCCTCAATATGGACTTTGAGAATCAAGACAAAGAAAAGGACAGCAGCAGCTCAGCTGGGCCCTTCAATGGCAACAGCACAAACAACA GTATCCAGACGATTGACTCAACACAGGCGTTGTTCCTTCCCATTGGTGCATCTGTGTCTCTCTTAGTCATGTTCTTCTTCTTTGACTCGGTTCAAGTTGTCTTTACAATATGTACAGCAG TCCTTGCAACAAtagcctttgctttccttctgctCCCAATGTGCCAGTATTTAACACGCCCCTGTTCACCTCAAAACAA GATATCTTTTGGCTGCTGTGGGCGTTTCACGGCTGCTGAGCTGCTCTCCTTCTCGCTCTCTGTCATGCTTGTCCTGATCTGGGTCTTAACTGGGCATTGGCTCCTCATGGATG CTTTGGCCATGGGCCTATGCGTTGCAATGATTGCTTTTGTCCGGTTGCCGAGCCTCAAGGTTTCTTGTCTGCTGCTCTCAGGCCTATTAATTTATGATGTCTTCTGG GTGTTCTTTTCTGCCTACATCTTCAATAGCAATGTTATGGTGAAAGTGGCCACGCAACCCGCTGATAACCCCTTAGATGTTTTATCCCGGAAGCTGCACCTTGGACCAAACGTAGGTCGAGATGTCCCTCGCTTGTCACTGCCTGGCAAACTTGTATTTCCGAG TTCCACAGGCAGCCATTTCTCCATGCTGGGCATTGGCGATATTGTAATGCCAggtcttttgctttgctttgtcctACGTTACGACAACTATAAGAAACAAGCCAACAGTGATTCCTGTGGTACGCCAGGACCAGGGAACATCTCTGGCCGCATGCAAAAAGTCTCCTATTTTCACTGCACTCTCATTGGATACTTTGTAG GGCTCTTAACAGCAACAGTTGCTTCTCGCATTCACCGAGCAGCTCAGCCTGCACTGCTCTACTTGGTACCATTCACCTTATTGCCACTCCTCACTATGGCCTATTTAAAG GGCGATCTGCGTCGCATGTGGTCTGAACCATTCCACTCCAAGTCCAGCAGCTCACGTTTCTTAGAGGTATGA
- the SPPL3 gene encoding signal peptide peptidase-like 3 isoform X2, translated as MAEQTYSWAYSLVDSSQVSTFLISILLIVYGSFRSLNMDFENQDKEKDSSSSAGPFNGNSTNNSIQTIDSTQALFLPIGASVSLLVMFFFFDSVQVVFTICTAVLATIAFAFLLLPMCQYLTRPCSPQNKISFGCCGRFTAAELLSFSLSVMLVLIWVLTGHWLLMDALAMGLCVAMIAFVRLPSLKVSCLLLSGLLIYDVFWVFFSAYIFNSNVMVKVATQPADNPLDVLSRKLHLGPNVGRDVPRLSLPGKLVFPSSTGSHFSMLGIGDIVMPGLLLCFVLRYDNYKKQANSDSCGTPGPGNISGRMQKVSYFHCTLIGYFVGLLTATVASRIHRAAQPALLYLVPFTLLPLLTMAYLKGDLRRMWSEPFHSKSSSSRFLEV; from the exons GGCTTACTCCCTTGTGGATTCCAGTCAAGTATCTACGTTCCTGATTTCCATTCTCCTCATAGTGTATGGCAGCTTCAG GTCCCTCAATATGGACTTTGAGAATCAAGACAAAGAAAAGGACAGCAGCAGCTCAGCTGGGCCCTTCAATGGCAACAGCACAAACAACA GTATCCAGACGATTGACTCAACACAGGCGTTGTTCCTTCCCATTGGTGCATCTGTGTCTCTCTTAGTCATGTTCTTCTTCTTTGACTCGGTTCAAGTTGTCTTTACAATATGTACAGCAG TCCTTGCAACAAtagcctttgctttccttctgctCCCAATGTGCCAGTATTTAACACGCCCCTGTTCACCTCAAAACAA GATATCTTTTGGCTGCTGTGGGCGTTTCACGGCTGCTGAGCTGCTCTCCTTCTCGCTCTCTGTCATGCTTGTCCTGATCTGGGTCTTAACTGGGCATTGGCTCCTCATGGATG CTTTGGCCATGGGCCTATGCGTTGCAATGATTGCTTTTGTCCGGTTGCCGAGCCTCAAGGTTTCTTGTCTGCTGCTCTCAGGCCTATTAATTTATGATGTCTTCTGG GTGTTCTTTTCTGCCTACATCTTCAATAGCAATGTTATGGTGAAAGTGGCCACGCAACCCGCTGATAACCCCTTAGATGTTTTATCCCGGAAGCTGCACCTTGGACCAAACGTAGGTCGAGATGTCCCTCGCTTGTCACTGCCTGGCAAACTTGTATTTCCGAG TTCCACAGGCAGCCATTTCTCCATGCTGGGCATTGGCGATATTGTAATGCCAggtcttttgctttgctttgtcctACGTTACGACAACTATAAGAAACAAGCCAACAGTGATTCCTGTGGTACGCCAGGACCAGGGAACATCTCTGGCCGCATGCAAAAAGTCTCCTATTTTCACTGCACTCTCATTGGATACTTTGTAG GGCTCTTAACAGCAACAGTTGCTTCTCGCATTCACCGAGCAGCTCAGCCTGCACTGCTCTACTTGGTACCATTCACCTTATTGCCACTCCTCACTATGGCCTATTTAAAG GGCGATCTGCGTCGCATGTGGTCTGAACCATTCCACTCCAAGTCCAGCAGCTCACGTTTCTTAGAGGTATGA
- the LOC121916670 gene encoding uncharacterized protein LOC121916670 produces the protein MVAIALPKASPRPGPFPGERAGRRRGRGWRSPSPKPLLGETPSLGKEPRSGDAEDGNRPPQSLSWARPPSLGKEPRSGDAGDGNRLPQKALLGETPSLGKEPRSEDAGKGDRLPQKPLLGETHSLGKEPRSEDAGDSDRLPQSLSWVRPLPLGKSLAQGTLGRMIAFPKSLFSARPFPQQRDLAEETPGGCAITQKPLPFWASFASPRVI, from the exons ATGGTGGCTATTGCCCTCCCCAAAGCCTCTCCTCGGCCAGGCCCCTTCCCTGGGGAAAGAGCCGGGCGGAGGAGAGGCCGGGGATGGCGATCGCCCTCCCCAAAGCCTCTCCTGGGCGAGAccccttcccttgggaaggagcctCGTTCAGGGGATGCTGAGGACGGCAATCGCCCTCCCCAAAGCCTCTCCTGGGCGAGACccccttcccttgggaaggagcctCGCTCAGGGGATGCTGGAGACGGCAATCGCCTTCCCCAGAAGGCTCTCCTGGGCGAGAccccttcccttgggaaggagcctCGCTCAGAGGATGCTGGGAAGGGCGATCGCCTTCCCCAGAAGCCTCTACTGGGTGAGACCCattcccttgggaaggagcctCGTTCAGAGGATGCTGGGGACAGCGATCgccttccccaaagcctctccTGGGTGAGACCCCTTCCCTTGGGAAAGAGCCTCGCTCAGGGGACGCTGGGAAGGATGATCGCCTTCCCCAAAAGCCTCTTTTCGGCGAGGCCCTTTCCTCAGCAAAGGGACCTGGCTGAGGAGACGCCAGGAGGATGCGCGATCACCCAAAAGCCTCTCCCTTTCTGGGCTTCTTTTGCGAG tccacgggtcatatga